In Dolichospermum flos-aquae CCAP 1403/13F, the following proteins share a genomic window:
- a CDS encoding element excision factor XisH family protein — MLRILYLAVPITVYNEFFILPFIQSVIKTNQLYLVVYNIEKEVIAEWQN, encoded by the coding sequence CTGCTACGGATATTATATTTAGCAGTTCCTATTACTGTTTACAATGAATTTTTTATACTGCCTTTTATTCAATCAGTTATTAAAACAAATCAACTTTATTTAGTAGTTTATAATATTGAAAAAGAGGTAATAGCAGAATGGCAAAATTAG
- a CDS encoding phosphoglucomutase/phosphomannomutase family protein encodes MSVVTNPIKFGTDGWRGVIGEEFTFERLALVATVAAKVLHNTYFSEVGSRTIIVGYDRRFMAEEFARVVANAVTAVGFDVLFSETFAPTPAYSWAAKELKALGALVVTASHNPGAYLGLKVKSAFGGSVPPEVTQEIEALLSEKVAPAAIPGKEKTFDPWPSYCQALAAKVDIDKIKEAIATGKLTIFVDVMHGAAAGGLARLLGEQVKEINSDRDPLFEGGAPEPLPKYLSRLFTVMKTHRQTHKTGLTVGLVFDGDCDRIAAVDQDANFLSSQVLIPILIDHLTLRRNFQGEIVKTVSGSDLMPRVAALHNLSIHETAVGYKYIADRMLATQVLLGGEESGGIGYGSHIPERDALLSALYVLEAVVESGLDLGEYYRYLQQQTGFLSSYDRIDLPLANMEVRGRLLKQLQSQPLMEITGKEVIGCQTIDGYKFRLADQSWLMIRFSGTEPVLRLYCEAATLEEVHQTLNWAKNWAESN; translated from the coding sequence ATGTCAGTTGTAACTAACCCAATCAAGTTTGGTACAGATGGTTGGAGGGGTGTGATAGGTGAGGAGTTTACCTTTGAACGCTTGGCATTAGTCGCAACCGTAGCAGCCAAAGTTTTACATAATACTTACTTTTCTGAAGTAGGTAGCCGGACGATTATTGTCGGTTATGACCGCCGATTTATGGCGGAAGAGTTTGCCCGTGTGGTTGCCAATGCCGTCACCGCAGTGGGTTTTGATGTCCTGTTTAGCGAAACTTTCGCCCCAACTCCAGCTTACAGTTGGGCGGCTAAAGAACTCAAGGCGTTAGGGGCATTAGTTGTGACAGCTAGTCATAATCCTGGTGCATATTTAGGATTAAAAGTTAAAAGTGCTTTTGGTGGTTCAGTACCACCGGAAGTTACTCAAGAGATAGAGGCTTTATTATCAGAAAAAGTTGCCCCAGCAGCGATTCCAGGTAAGGAAAAAACCTTTGATCCTTGGCCGAGTTATTGTCAAGCATTAGCCGCTAAAGTTGATATTGACAAAATCAAAGAAGCGATCGCAACTGGGAAGTTAACAATATTTGTGGATGTCATGCACGGGGCAGCGGCTGGGGGATTAGCCCGATTATTAGGGGAACAAGTTAAGGAAATTAATAGCGATCGTGATCCTCTATTTGAAGGTGGTGCGCCTGAACCTTTACCAAAGTATCTTTCCCGACTATTTACAGTTATGAAAACCCATCGGCAAACCCATAAAACCGGTTTAACTGTGGGTTTGGTATTTGATGGAGATTGCGATCGCATTGCGGCAGTAGATCAAGATGCTAATTTCCTCAGTTCCCAAGTCTTAATTCCCATTTTAATTGACCATTTAACCCTACGGCGGAACTTTCAGGGCGAAATCGTTAAAACTGTCAGCGGTTCAGACTTAATGCCTCGTGTAGCCGCATTACATAACCTTTCTATCCATGAAACAGCAGTAGGTTATAAATACATTGCTGACCGAATGTTAGCGACGCAGGTATTACTAGGTGGTGAAGAATCTGGTGGCATTGGTTATGGTAGCCATATTCCCGAACGTGATGCTTTATTATCAGCACTTTATGTATTAGAAGCTGTGGTGGAATCGGGGTTGGATTTAGGTGAATATTATCGCTATTTACAACAACAAACTGGTTTTTTATCCAGCTATGATCGCATTGATTTACCTTTAGCAAATATGGAAGTTAGAGGGCGACTATTAAAACAGTTGCAATCCCAACCTTTGATGGAAATTACGGGTAAAGAAGTCATTGGTTGTCAAACAATTGATGGTTATAAATTCCGTTTGGCTGATCAAAGTTGGTTAATGATTAGATTTAGCGGAACTGAACCAGTTTTACGTCTTTATTGTGAAGCCGCAACTCTGGAAGAAGTTCATCAAACCCTAAATTGGGCAAAAAATTGGGCTGAATCCAATTAA